In Rosa chinensis cultivar Old Blush chromosome 1, RchiOBHm-V2, whole genome shotgun sequence, a genomic segment contains:
- the LOC112170200 gene encoding umecyanin-like produces MGKAMNVLVAVIALAAMLHTTEAEEYELAWSIPSGGAGTYEAWAAEHTFEISVDSITFEFPAGEQDLALVTKEDFDSCTTTHPILETTKPVNVGIVQPGTFYFICTFAGHCEKGQKIAANWTNSSAAAPAPCPSSTATTYSALPLKFLSKRVNKHGSKKKVSLTLGGAI; encoded by the exons ATGGGGAAAGCCATGAATGTTTTAGTTGCTGTTATAGCATTGGCAGCAATGTTACATACAACAGAAGCTGAAGAGTACGAATTGGCTTGGTCTATTCCTTCTGGTGGAGCTGGCACTTATGAGGCCTGGGCGGCCGAGCATACCTTTGAAATCAGTGTCGATAGTATAA CATTTGAGTTTCCAGCAGGAGAACAAGACCTGGCTTTAGTGACAAAGGAGGATTTCGATAGTTGTACCACCACACATCCGATTTTGGAAACAACAAAGCCAGTTAATGTTGGGATTGTTCAACCCGGCACATTTTATTTCATCTGCACATTTGCTGGCCATTGCGAAAAAGGGCAGAAAATTGCCGCTAACTGGACCAATTCTTCGGCCGCGGCACCTGCTCCATGTCCAAGTTCAACTGCAACCACTTACTCCGCTCTGCCACTTAAATTTCTTTCCAAAAGAGTTAACAAGCACGGCAGCAAGAAGAAAGTGTCTCTGACCTTGGGGGGTGCCATCTAA